The Lujinxingia vulgaris genome includes a region encoding these proteins:
- a CDS encoding AgmX/PglI C-terminal domain-containing protein, whose amino-acid sequence MKPKNHNLRVALVWNGTIYQELTFTKDSAPKVTIGEDDKNVFSVPAPGLPASLEVFERQESGYKIRLTDKIEAALHIDDEEFDLEELIDEGKATKSGTVSTDEGKATVYEVDLSFGDWGVLNLGNVNIFFQLVERGEAIVGTSPKEIFDGPLSVSLIVAAIAHLIFLITAMMQPIEPELTDLEVMDRFARFAVDDVDAALEEEEEVEEPAEDTTGKKAGGEEGEFGDPDEEMPDSKIPKVDGPMVDEIDVKNIGVHEALSNNIISDGPLANLFGNSEGFDSKMNVAMSGEGGELQIGRGQGGMGMRGSGSGGGGEGFGRVGGLGKVDTGGGKGTGAALGKKKERKVEARMSTGAPAVGDFCDPGNIRSVVSSRQAAIRHCFERELQTNPTLSGNITATWRVQLDGSVSNAAIASSTMNNSSVESCITRVIDRLRFEKPDGGICVINYPFVFSGIE is encoded by the coding sequence AAAGTCACCATCGGTGAAGACGATAAGAACGTCTTCTCGGTCCCGGCGCCGGGGCTTCCCGCCTCGCTTGAGGTGTTTGAGCGTCAGGAGTCGGGTTATAAAATCCGCCTCACCGATAAGATCGAAGCGGCGCTGCACATCGATGACGAGGAGTTTGACCTCGAAGAACTCATTGATGAGGGCAAGGCTACCAAGTCCGGGACGGTAAGCACCGACGAGGGCAAGGCCACCGTCTATGAAGTCGACCTGAGCTTTGGCGACTGGGGCGTTCTTAACCTGGGTAACGTCAACATCTTCTTCCAGCTCGTTGAGCGTGGGGAGGCGATTGTCGGGACCAGCCCCAAAGAGATCTTTGATGGTCCGCTTTCGGTCTCGTTGATTGTGGCGGCGATCGCGCACCTGATCTTCTTGATCACGGCGATGATGCAGCCGATTGAGCCCGAACTCACCGATCTTGAGGTCATGGACCGCTTCGCGCGCTTCGCGGTCGATGATGTCGACGCGGCGCTTGAGGAAGAGGAAGAGGTGGAAGAGCCCGCCGAAGACACCACCGGCAAGAAAGCCGGCGGCGAAGAGGGCGAGTTCGGTGACCCGGATGAAGAAATGCCTGACTCCAAGATTCCGAAGGTTGATGGTCCGATGGTCGACGAGATCGACGTGAAGAACATCGGTGTGCACGAAGCGCTGAGCAACAACATCATCAGCGACGGCCCGCTGGCCAACCTCTTCGGTAACTCGGAAGGTTTTGATTCCAAGATGAACGTCGCCATGAGCGGTGAAGGTGGCGAGCTGCAGATTGGTCGCGGCCAGGGTGGCATGGGCATGCGCGGCAGCGGAAGCGGCGGCGGTGGCGAAGGCTTCGGTCGTGTCGGTGGTCTGGGTAAGGTCGACACCGGTGGTGGCAAAGGCACCGGCGCGGCGCTGGGCAAGAAGAAAGAGCGTAAGGTCGAAGCGCGTATGTCGACCGGAGCGCCGGCCGTCGGTGACTTCTGCGACCCGGGCAATATCCGCTCGGTGGTCAGCAGCCGTCAGGCCGCGATTCGTCACTGCTTCGAGCGTGAGCTTCAGACCAACCCCACCCTGAGTGGTAACATCACCGCGACCTGGCGCGTGCAGCTGGACGGCTCGGTCTCCAACGCCGCGATCGCCAGCTCCACGATGAACAACTCCTCGGTGGAGAGCTGCATCACGCGCGTTATTGACCGCCTGCGCTTTGAGAAGCCCGACGGTGGTATCTGCGTGATTAACTACCCCTTCGTCTTCTCGGGCATCGAATAA
- a CDS encoding RCC1 domain-containing protein — translation MFRARYIPLALAPILSLGAACQTDTVACQQDSDCFLNERCSAGFCEARPSVEPDAGNDAAVPDDLDAEDDTADALPQPPDLTTLCPPSQRPAESGDHTPNVVALAPTHACAIDVSGRLFCWGDNARGQLGDGTLDPQRVPTRVAPACYWNRIDIAGETTCAITIDDQLFCWGDNRFGQLGQGDFEDRPYPVLIPGEWSSVSVGPDRVCARDNAGDTWCWGNNGTRRNLLGAENLNPREPSPVKVIADFYAIDITLGNAHTCAVHREDRQLYCWGDNLQNQIGPELGSAGSATPFFTMRNFTWQHISAAGDHTCGVLLGNDDRNMYCWGDDAAPYGLVAPDSEEAPHYIGADGHFGWTIFTSTTHTCSIDFNIENQTYGGMMCWGENASGQAVPDTNALVVETPQSVSLPDSDVYFAAVTDGVSCALSGFPQQLRCWGSNEHGLLATGDTEPREGLVAISLEPR, via the coding sequence ATGTTCAGAGCGCGATACATCCCCCTGGCCCTGGCGCCGATACTATCCCTGGGCGCTGCCTGTCAGACCGACACGGTGGCCTGCCAGCAAGACTCCGATTGTTTCTTGAACGAGCGCTGCTCGGCAGGATTCTGCGAGGCTCGCCCGTCCGTTGAGCCCGACGCGGGCAACGATGCCGCCGTGCCTGACGACCTTGACGCCGAGGACGATACGGCAGACGCACTCCCTCAACCGCCCGATCTTACCACCCTCTGCCCCCCCTCACAGCGCCCAGCCGAGTCTGGCGACCACACTCCAAACGTGGTCGCCCTGGCGCCCACCCACGCCTGCGCAATCGACGTGAGCGGACGCCTCTTCTGCTGGGGAGACAACGCGCGCGGCCAGCTGGGCGATGGCACCCTCGACCCGCAGCGCGTCCCAACCCGTGTGGCCCCCGCATGCTACTGGAACCGCATCGACATTGCCGGAGAGACCACCTGCGCCATCACCATCGATGATCAGCTCTTCTGCTGGGGCGACAACCGCTTCGGGCAGCTGGGTCAGGGAGATTTTGAAGATCGCCCCTACCCTGTGCTCATCCCCGGAGAGTGGTCCTCCGTCAGCGTGGGGCCGGACCGCGTCTGCGCCCGCGACAACGCCGGAGACACCTGGTGCTGGGGAAATAACGGGACGCGCCGCAACCTGCTCGGGGCCGAGAACCTGAATCCGCGCGAACCCTCCCCGGTGAAAGTCATTGCTGACTTCTATGCCATCGATATCACGCTGGGAAATGCGCACACCTGCGCGGTGCACCGCGAAGACCGACAGCTTTATTGCTGGGGAGACAACCTGCAAAACCAGATCGGCCCCGAGCTCGGCAGCGCCGGCTCTGCCACGCCCTTTTTCACCATGCGCAATTTCACCTGGCAGCATATCAGCGCCGCCGGGGACCACACCTGCGGCGTCCTGCTCGGCAACGACGATCGCAACATGTACTGCTGGGGGGATGACGCCGCACCCTACGGGCTTGTCGCTCCCGACAGCGAAGAGGCGCCCCACTACATCGGGGCCGACGGGCACTTCGGCTGGACCATCTTCACCAGCACCACCCACACCTGCAGCATCGACTTCAATATTGAGAACCAGACCTACGGCGGGATGATGTGCTGGGGCGAAAACGCTTCCGGTCAGGCCGTCCCGGACACCAACGCCCTGGTCGTGGAGACACCACAAAGCGTCAGCCTCCCCGATTCGGACGTTTATTTTGCCGCCGTCACCGATGGCGTGAGCTGCGCCCTGAGCGGCTTTCCGCAGCAGCTGCGCTGCTGGGGCAGCAACGAGCACGGCCTCCTGGCCACCGGTGATACCGAGCCTCGCGAAGGCCTCGTTGCCATCAGCCTGGAGCCCCGCTAA
- the grxC gene encoding glutaredoxin 3, whose protein sequence is MAEVIIYRTQYCPYCDMAKRLFRELDVPFEEIDVTHDSDARAELIERTGGKRTVPQIFIDGKSVGGFTDVQALQRTGELSKMLGGE, encoded by the coding sequence ATGGCCGAAGTCATCATCTACCGCACCCAGTACTGCCCCTACTGCGACATGGCCAAGCGCCTCTTTCGCGAACTCGACGTCCCCTTCGAAGAGATTGACGTCACCCACGATTCCGATGCCCGCGCCGAGCTCATCGAGCGCACTGGCGGCAAGCGCACCGTCCCCCAGATCTTCATCGACGGAAAATCGGTCGGAGGTTTCACCGACGTTCAGGCCCTGCAGCGCACCGGTGAGCTCAGCAAGATGCTGGGCGGCGAATGA
- a CDS encoding S49 family peptidase — translation MLRAPFVIVFNLLRLLRYLWRWLLFKLGRRLARRRQLWVRLNMGSRRAFGPAQGLAARFQRQESYLQLRDDVDRLASSPYVRGVVLVCDDFAEGAARTADLRELVVRLRSAGKRVVVHTHSLTGNDFDLASASDETLLTPGGRLYLFGRRFEEIFAAKLLEKVGVAAQFVHIGPFKTAAHRMIHAHGTTPQRLMMTQLLEGLEQERLVRQSDALQVTPAELDATVSKMPLDARSAQAMGLVGPELHRSQLKDYLAMGDHRHAFIPQPELTRSAGPPDTASSADAPHTPAHHTVDLRSAEDWLASDPGRFRPIPLFRRRARVAVMDLSGMIVMSGTELPGQSAASVEPSEVLPVLHALRRDPRVRAVVLHINSPGGSALASEILWEAIERLRREKPVIAYCSEVAASGGYYMAVACDRILCQPETLTGSIGVIAGKLALPGVFDKLDLHVEHRERDPVGRFQSLSTPLPEQALGNLQEDARAFYRMFLRRVGHARQLPRRRLHRYARGRVYTGRDALARGLCDELGGFDRAFELACELAEVPTARADLHFASHRRVSLPALLRRQVRTELPALSTLDTLRTATALLHQEQLLAICPLRPADTIPS, via the coding sequence ATGCTGCGTGCGCCTTTTGTCATCGTCTTCAATCTCCTGCGCCTGTTGCGCTACCTGTGGCGCTGGCTCCTCTTTAAGCTGGGGCGCCGGCTGGCGCGCCGACGCCAGCTCTGGGTGCGCCTGAACATGGGCTCGCGGCGAGCCTTCGGGCCGGCGCAGGGGCTGGCGGCGCGCTTTCAGCGCCAGGAATCCTACCTTCAACTGCGCGATGACGTCGACCGGCTCGCCAGCTCACCTTACGTCAGGGGTGTGGTGCTTGTCTGCGACGACTTCGCCGAGGGAGCCGCGCGCACCGCCGACCTGCGCGAGCTGGTGGTGCGACTTCGCAGCGCCGGAAAACGCGTCGTGGTGCATACCCACTCGCTGACCGGCAACGACTTCGACCTGGCAAGCGCGAGCGATGAGACCCTGCTTACCCCCGGGGGCCGGCTCTACCTCTTCGGACGTCGCTTCGAAGAGATCTTCGCCGCGAAGCTTTTAGAGAAGGTCGGTGTGGCCGCTCAATTCGTGCACATCGGCCCCTTTAAGACGGCCGCCCACCGCATGATTCACGCGCACGGGACAACGCCCCAGCGCCTGATGATGACGCAACTTCTCGAAGGCCTGGAGCAGGAGCGCCTGGTGCGCCAGTCCGACGCGCTTCAAGTTACCCCGGCGGAGCTCGACGCCACCGTCTCAAAGATGCCGCTGGACGCGCGCAGCGCTCAGGCAATGGGCCTGGTCGGCCCGGAGCTCCACCGCTCACAGCTCAAAGATTACCTCGCCATGGGCGACCACCGCCACGCCTTCATCCCTCAGCCCGAGTTAACCCGCAGCGCCGGCCCCCCTGACACCGCCTCGTCAGCAGATGCACCCCACACACCCGCACACCACACCGTCGATCTCCGTAGCGCCGAAGACTGGCTGGCCAGCGACCCGGGACGCTTTCGCCCCATCCCGCTCTTCCGGCGCCGGGCGCGCGTCGCGGTGATGGACCTCTCCGGCATGATCGTGATGTCGGGCACCGAACTCCCCGGCCAGTCCGCAGCCAGCGTGGAGCCCTCCGAGGTCCTCCCGGTGCTCCACGCCCTGCGCCGGGATCCACGCGTGCGTGCAGTTGTTCTGCACATCAACTCGCCAGGCGGAAGCGCCCTGGCCAGCGAGATCCTCTGGGAAGCCATCGAGCGGCTCCGCAGGGAGAAGCCGGTCATCGCTTACTGCTCCGAGGTCGCGGCCAGCGGCGGCTACTACATGGCGGTGGCCTGCGACCGCATCCTCTGCCAGCCCGAGACGCTGACGGGCTCCATCGGCGTGATCGCCGGGAAGTTGGCGCTGCCCGGCGTCTTCGACAAACTCGATCTTCACGTGGAGCATCGCGAGCGCGATCCGGTGGGCCGCTTCCAGAGCCTCTCGACCCCCCTGCCCGAGCAGGCCCTCGGCAACCTCCAGGAAGATGCCCGCGCCTTCTACCGCATGTTTCTGCGCCGCGTCGGACACGCTCGCCAGCTTCCCCGCCGCCGATTGCACCGCTACGCGCGGGGACGCGTCTACACCGGACGCGACGCGCTGGCGCGGGGGCTTTGCGACGAGCTTGGCGGCTTTGATCGCGCGTTTGAGCTGGCCTGCGAACTGGCGGAAGTTCCCACCGCGCGCGCCGATCTTCATTTCGCCTCCCACCGGCGCGTCAGCCTGCCGGCGCTGCTTCGTCGCCAGGTCCGCACCGAACTCCCCGCCCTCTCCACCCTGGACACGCTGCGCACGGCCACCGCGCTGCTGCATCAAGAACAGCTCCTCGCCATCTGCCCGCTTCGCCCCGCCGACACCATCCCGTCTTGA
- the xseA gene encoding exodeoxyribonuclease VII large subunit, with translation MARMIDIEEQHSRLRISFPYDRELVAVVRTLPDRWYDKNTRSWLVPLEHLAFVVSKLEAHHFKHSEGLRAYCADNQTQVQELPAPALPTVPEGTLTVAQLNHQARLALRERFANAVWLVGELQDFDKNRASGYRTFFFDLVERPYAGASEVARIKAVLFEDDRRRVDEVLRQSALDVRLRDGLAVRVLVKIDLYPQNGRFQVIVQDIDPRYTAGELEMNRERAFRALEAKGVADLNLALPLPVCPLRVGLITSYESDAYNDFAHQLAQSGFGFELTVHHANVQGVHTEASVLRALRFFEARAADFDVVAIVRGGGSRSDLAYFDTEAIGEAVCRHPLKVICGVGHQRDVCLLDLISTSTKTPTAAADTLIEQVERFWSTMEDRYARLARHATRRVERERQRLRVASAGLERDVTRGVERARLREARARDRVSAAVRRRLEQAERHTRRAEERLARVVERRTDDARREVERASRGLSLSAVQARLRRRLDELRDRQERLDRATRVTLRQARAQLEFAEEQRRLLDPARVLSRGFAIVRGPQGVVRNPGELAVGERFDVELAGGRLAATRAPDPDASPHDDALQHDKPSSTGIDPADDTTSEETP, from the coding sequence ATGGCGCGAATGATCGACATCGAGGAGCAGCACAGCCGGCTGCGCATCAGCTTCCCCTACGATCGGGAGCTTGTGGCGGTGGTGCGCACGTTGCCCGACCGCTGGTACGACAAGAACACCCGCAGCTGGCTTGTGCCGCTGGAGCACCTGGCCTTTGTGGTCAGCAAGCTTGAGGCGCATCACTTCAAGCATAGCGAGGGGTTGCGCGCGTACTGCGCCGACAATCAGACGCAGGTCCAGGAGCTGCCCGCGCCGGCGCTGCCCACGGTGCCCGAGGGCACGCTGACCGTGGCCCAGCTCAACCATCAGGCGCGCCTGGCGTTGCGCGAGCGCTTCGCCAATGCGGTGTGGCTGGTCGGTGAGCTGCAGGATTTTGATAAGAACCGCGCCAGCGGCTACCGCACCTTCTTCTTCGATCTTGTGGAGCGGCCTTATGCCGGGGCCAGCGAGGTGGCCCGCATTAAGGCGGTGCTTTTTGAAGACGATCGTCGCCGGGTCGACGAGGTCTTGCGCCAGAGCGCACTTGATGTGCGTCTGCGAGACGGGCTGGCGGTTCGGGTGCTGGTGAAGATCGATCTTTACCCGCAGAACGGGCGTTTTCAGGTCATCGTCCAGGACATCGACCCGCGTTATACCGCCGGCGAGCTGGAGATGAACCGGGAGCGGGCCTTCCGCGCGCTGGAGGCAAAGGGGGTTGCCGACCTTAACCTTGCGCTGCCCCTGCCGGTGTGCCCGCTGCGGGTGGGGCTGATCACGAGCTATGAGAGCGACGCTTACAACGACTTCGCCCATCAGCTGGCGCAGAGCGGCTTTGGGTTTGAGCTGACCGTGCACCACGCCAACGTGCAGGGTGTGCATACCGAGGCGTCGGTGCTGCGGGCGTTGCGTTTCTTTGAGGCGCGGGCTGCAGACTTTGACGTGGTGGCGATTGTGCGCGGCGGGGGCTCACGCTCCGACCTCGCGTATTTCGATACGGAGGCCATTGGTGAGGCTGTGTGTCGCCACCCCTTAAAGGTGATCTGCGGGGTGGGGCACCAGCGCGATGTGTGTCTGCTCGATCTTATCAGCACCTCGACGAAGACGCCTACGGCTGCGGCCGACACGCTCATTGAGCAGGTGGAGCGTTTCTGGTCGACGATGGAAGATCGCTACGCGCGACTCGCGCGCCACGCCACCCGGCGGGTGGAGCGGGAGCGTCAGCGCCTGCGGGTGGCCAGCGCCGGCCTTGAGCGCGATGTGACGCGCGGGGTGGAGCGGGCGCGCTTGAGGGAGGCCCGGGCGCGAGACCGCGTCAGCGCCGCGGTGCGGCGAAGGCTGGAGCAGGCCGAGCGCCACACCCGGCGCGCCGAGGAGCGGCTCGCCCGGGTGGTGGAGCGTCGCACCGACGATGCGCGCCGCGAGGTGGAGCGCGCCTCGCGCGGGCTATCGTTGAGCGCGGTGCAGGCGCGACTTCGCCGACGTCTGGATGAGCTTCGCGATCGCCAGGAGCGCCTCGATCGCGCCACCCGAGTGACGTTACGGCAGGCGAGGGCGCAGCTGGAGTTTGCCGAGGAGCAACGCCGGCTGCTCGACCCGGCGCGCGTGCTCTCGCGCGGCTTCGCGATTGTGCGCGGCCCACAGGGCGTGGTGCGTAACCCCGGTGAACTGGCCGTGGGCGAGCGTTTTGATGTGGAGCTCGCCGGCGGCCGTCTGGCGGCGACCCGCGCTCCTGACCCCGATGCATCACCGCACGATGATGCCTTGCAGCATGACAAACCATCTTCAACCGGCATCGACCCGGCCGACGATACGACTTCTGAGGAGACCCCATGA
- the xseB gene encoding exodeoxyribonuclease VII small subunit: protein MNDTTTPPEPLSYGEAMEELTLILAAIEGDAVDLDELGERVARAAELIRMCREKIDQTEFQVRTIIEELDGRDDD from the coding sequence ATGAACGACACGACGACGCCCCCCGAGCCCCTCAGCTACGGTGAGGCGATGGAAGAGCTCACCCTCATTCTCGCCGCCATCGAAGGCGACGCCGTCGACCTCGATGAGCTTGGCGAGCGGGTGGCCCGCGCCGCCGAGCTCATTCGCATGTGCCGCGAGAAGATCGATCAGACCGAGTTCCAGGTCCGCACGATCATCGAAGAGCTCGACGGGCGCGACGACGACTGA
- a CDS encoding GYF domain-containing protein gives MKFYCDSCQTKYSIADEKVRGKVLKVRCKKCSHIITVREASRPVASAPPAAPGARALAWHYAINGQSFGPMAEEVLRQKVASGEVGDAAYLWNETFGDWKPLRSVAEFADALGQAQAARPSPRTIGVKEALSAVSAPDDAGLGLGAEPSFTEAEPSESEDEGDATVVDLNRSEVLKAAAARQAESADKAVEGFKASLESPAEDSRKDRLAKLRERLHLDDDELEDDNEVALDAGASSADEGVDLALGDTLDAGEDGAQAHGAMPSEHDGLFGGFDAASAPASVSSPPPEKSEAAPAKEDQPTDAVPFFPSAPKLGDPKATSSSRLEEITGSLLIQLNSIKKDSRKRMIFFGAAALVLVCVVAGVGYVVATSESAEVVESGPKVRFDNLGQAPKFNKYSKEQAARATSMFVIEEDIVISREEGRAAFEQEEQARKAGKSADEIRREQIARAENNPRLLPKIDANALRLEGGSTEGAQIGRGTSNSGINRDGVGATAGGFEVGGLAGAAEANVADDRFQRMAALKTESNREIYRPHADLEAGRKAKGPQGLSPEEVAQGFRTVSQSIGLCRERHMWRGGTIDARRIHLTLQVLNTGRIGRIKLEPDSLEGTEFSRCMNTHRDRWSFPSFNGEPIEVRAPFVLQ, from the coding sequence ATGAAGTTCTACTGCGACAGTTGCCAGACCAAGTACTCGATCGCCGATGAGAAGGTTCGAGGCAAGGTTCTGAAGGTGCGCTGCAAAAAGTGCAGCCACATCATTACGGTACGCGAAGCGAGTCGACCGGTGGCGAGCGCGCCGCCGGCCGCACCGGGAGCGCGTGCGCTTGCCTGGCATTATGCCATCAACGGCCAGTCCTTTGGTCCGATGGCCGAGGAGGTGCTTCGTCAGAAGGTCGCCTCCGGTGAGGTGGGTGACGCGGCGTACCTCTGGAATGAGACGTTTGGGGACTGGAAGCCGCTTCGCTCGGTCGCGGAGTTTGCCGACGCGCTCGGGCAGGCCCAGGCGGCCAGGCCCTCTCCGCGCACCATCGGTGTGAAAGAAGCGCTCAGCGCGGTCAGCGCTCCGGATGATGCGGGGTTGGGGCTCGGGGCGGAGCCCAGCTTCACCGAGGCGGAGCCCAGCGAGTCCGAAGATGAGGGCGACGCGACCGTCGTCGATCTGAACCGCTCCGAGGTGCTCAAGGCCGCGGCCGCGCGTCAGGCCGAGAGCGCCGATAAGGCGGTCGAAGGCTTTAAAGCAAGCCTGGAGTCGCCCGCTGAGGACTCTCGAAAGGATCGTCTCGCAAAGTTGCGCGAGCGTCTGCACCTGGACGACGATGAGCTTGAAGACGACAACGAGGTCGCGCTCGATGCGGGCGCCTCGAGCGCTGATGAGGGCGTGGATCTGGCCCTGGGCGACACGCTCGACGCTGGCGAAGATGGCGCGCAGGCGCATGGCGCAATGCCTTCGGAGCACGACGGGCTTTTTGGTGGCTTTGACGCGGCGAGCGCCCCGGCTTCGGTGAGCTCTCCGCCGCCGGAGAAGAGTGAGGCGGCTCCCGCCAAAGAGGATCAGCCTACCGATGCGGTGCCTTTCTTCCCCAGTGCACCCAAGCTCGGCGATCCGAAGGCGACCTCATCGAGCCGTCTGGAAGAGATCACTGGAAGTTTGCTGATTCAGCTCAACTCCATCAAAAAAGACAGCCGCAAACGCATGATCTTCTTCGGCGCAGCCGCGCTGGTGTTGGTGTGCGTGGTTGCAGGAGTCGGCTACGTGGTGGCGACCTCCGAGTCGGCTGAGGTTGTGGAGAGCGGTCCGAAGGTTCGTTTCGATAACCTGGGCCAGGCGCCGAAGTTCAATAAATACTCCAAAGAGCAGGCCGCCCGCGCGACCAGTATGTTCGTGATCGAAGAGGATATCGTGATCTCCCGTGAGGAGGGGCGCGCGGCGTTCGAGCAGGAAGAACAGGCCCGTAAAGCCGGTAAGAGCGCCGATGAGATTCGTCGCGAGCAGATTGCGCGCGCCGAAAACAACCCGCGCCTCCTTCCGAAGATCGATGCCAACGCGCTTCGCCTGGAGGGTGGTTCGACCGAGGGCGCGCAGATCGGTCGTGGGACGTCCAACTCCGGCATCAATCGTGACGGTGTTGGGGCGACGGCCGGTGGCTTTGAGGTGGGCGGACTTGCCGGCGCAGCCGAGGCGAACGTCGCCGACGATCGTTTTCAGCGCATGGCCGCACTCAAAACCGAGTCCAACCGCGAGATCTATCGCCCGCACGCCGATCTGGAGGCCGGGCGTAAGGCCAAGGGCCCCCAGGGGCTCTCGCCGGAAGAAGTCGCGCAGGGCTTTCGGACCGTCTCGCAGAGCATCGGCCTGTGCCGCGAGCGCCATATGTGGCGCGGCGGCACCATCGATGCGCGACGCATTCACCTGACCCTGCAGGTTCTTAACACCGGGCGGATCGGGCGCATCAAACTGGAGCCGGATTCGCTTGAGGGCACCGAGTTTAGCCGTTGCATGAACACGCACCGCGACCGCTGGAGCTTCCCCAGCTTCAACGGTGAGCCGATTGAGGTTCGCGCGCCCTTTGTGTTGCAGTAA